Proteins encoded in a region of the Vicia villosa cultivar HV-30 ecotype Madison, WI linkage group LG5, Vvil1.0, whole genome shotgun sequence genome:
- the LOC131605292 gene encoding uncharacterized protein LOC131605292 — protein MTWYRNLPPNSIHSWTELKELFLSHFTASRRQSKSEANLEAVIQGTNEPLRDYLGRFNKEAVQVQTTDYMKRYLLERGLLPGSDFKKTIKIEKVHTMNALLHKAQAFIAFEEGEAAAMKASSHDAKERRGPAGRFNDYTPLNASREKILAECKSTDFKNSNISPPKSNPARPGTDISKYCKYHKSHGHLTEECIHLKDAIETLIKEGRLSKYTKKGEPSRRDDQRNSDEGNSPDNRPLQVALSVTRPEDFMPSVGITTAFSEWERFPTAMVVSNGGDPGSLTISSVKRKFDELFNANADLGPTLRKFRG, from the exons ATGACATGGTACAGGAACCTTCCtcccaactccatccactcctggaccgagctcaaagagCTCTTTCTGAGCCATTTCACAGCATCCCGTCGACAATCGAAATCAGAGGCGAACCTCGAAGCAGTAATCCAAGGAACCAATGAACCTCTCCGAGACTACCTCGgcaggttcaacaaagaagccgtCCAAGTACAGACGACCGATTACATGAAGAGGTACCTCCTAGAGCGAGGGCTTCTCCCCGGAAGTGACTTCAAGAAGACCATCAAAATCGAGAAGGTGCACaccatgaacgccctcctccACAAAGCTCAAGCCTTCATCGCTTTCGAAGAAGGAGAGGCTGCTGCCATGAAAGCCTC GTCCCACGACGCCAAAGAGCGCCGAGGACCAGCTGGTCGCTTCAACGACTACACCCCTCTGAATGCTTCACGGGAGAAAATCTTGGCCGAATGCAAAAGCACCGACTTCAAGAATTCCAACATCAGCCCCCCGAAGTCAAACCCCGCAAGACCAGGAACTGACATatccaagtactgcaagtaccacaagagtcacgggcatctAACCGAGGAATGCATTCATCTTAAGGATGCCATTGAGACACTGATCAAGGAAGGTCGCCTTTCGAAATACACAAagaaaggggaaccttcccgGAGGGACGACCAACGAAACTCTGATGAGGGCAACTCACCGGATAACAGGCCTCTGCAAGTAGCCCTGTCCGTCACCCGTCCTGAAGACTTCATGCCTTCGGTCGGAATAACTACCGCATTTAGCGAGTGGGAAAGATTCCCGACCGCCATGGTCGTCTCTAACGGCGGGGATCCCGGTTCTCTCACCATCAGCTCAgtgaagagaaagttcgatgaaTTGTTCAACGCCAACGCAGACCTCGGCCCTACTCTGCGGAAGTTCAGAGGATAA